aatggtgtgatctcgtctcactgcagcctcaacctccctgtctcaagcaatcctcctgcctcagcctcaagaatagctggggctacaggcgtgcactaccatgcccggctaatttttttacgtttagtagagatgagggctcactatgttgcctaggctggtctggaactcctaagcccaagccatctgcctgtcttggcctcccaaagtgctgggattacaggtatgaggcaccgtgcccggactgttttgtttttaaagaaaatctaatcAAGTCACCTCCTGCCCAAAGTTTCTGGGGTCCCTCACCTCGGGTTccaccttcctcccctccctaccAAGCCAAACAAGCCTGCACCATCCCCAGAACGCCCAGTCTCGACCCCTCCACGCCTGTGCGGTGTCCTCTGTCCAGGGCGCCAGTCGTTCTCTTTGCCTTAGCCCTCCTATTCATCCTCCAAAACCCCGCTCAAATGCCCCCACCTCCAGGGAGCCTCCCGGACTCGCCCGCCCCCAGGCCAAGGTGGCCTTTCCTCCTCTGCAAGGACAGAAGTGACCTCTCGGCCTCCGCACGGGCGCCCCCGACCACGCGCAGACAGCACGGAGGGGAGCGCGCCCAGGGCGGCAGCCACTCACCACGGGGAAGGGGAAGGCGGCCCCGGCGGGCGGCGAGAAGAGCGCGGGCGGCGTGGGCGCGGCTGGGTAGAGCTGGGCGGGCGGCGGGAAGAGCGCAGACGGCGCGGGCTGCAGGACCACGGGCACCTGCGGGAAGGGCGGGTACAGCAGCGGCGCGGCCTTGGGGTCCGGCGGCGCGTAGGGCGGGGGCTCCCCAACGAAGCCGATGTGGGGGGCGCCGCCGGCCGCCGCCTTGGAAACTGGCCCGGCCTCGCCCGCCGCCTGGGCCGGGGCGTCCTCCGGGGCGGGCTCGCTGCCCCCTGCGACCCCGTCCTCGCTGGGCGCCCCGTCCTCGTCCAGGGTCCGCGGGCGGCGCGGGAGCTGCGGGAGCGCGGGCTGCGCGGGCATCTGGGGATCCTCGGGGGCGGCGGGCTTCGCGGGGCTCCGGGGGTCCTCGGGGGTGGCGGGGCTGCCGCCCCCTTTCGTGTCGGACCCTAGAAAGAAATGGCAGCGGTCGTGAGCAAGAGGCCGCCGGGCTAGGTGGGACGTCGCTGGTCCCGCAGTTCCCACGAACCAAGCTCCCAGCCCTCTGCAGCTGGGCCTCATAGGATCTTGACGCAAAGGGACTAGAAAACAGGCCCAGAGGGGCCACCTGCCTTGCTGGAGTCACACAGACTGAGCGGCTCATCTGGGTGGGAACCCAGGCTGCTGACCCCGCCCCTCCACGCACTGCCCCACCCCCTTTCCTTGGCAGATGGCCTTTATTGGGAGGTAGTTTCACCCCCAACTAAGGCCTTTATGTCAAAGCTAATTGGACCAGAAAAGGAGAATCAGCCCAGGGAAGCCCTTGATTGGCTGTCCTGAGATACACTTCCAATGAAGGGGACGCCTACCTGAGGAGATGAGCTGAACCAATTAGATTCTTGGCTTGCAGTTGTAGGGGAGGGGTGAGGTGCCCAGGAGCTGCCAAACTGTAGCTAGAGTAACATGGTGGAGCCAGGAGGTCACTAAGGGCCATATGCACACTGAGAATGGACACCAGAATATACAGGGCCCAGCAGCTTGAAGCCAGGGCTCAGAGCCTCAAAGCTGCCCAGCTGCCTTGCTCCCGACCCAGGCCCTGGCCTTCAGCACCCAAAGATAGGTCCTGGTGGTGCCTGGTCAGGTCCCAACAAATTCTTAAGGTCCCCTGCACCTCCTGAGAGCATCCCGACCAGCTGAGCACCAGAGGGCCTCAGGCAAGGGTACAAGGAAGGCCCTGGAAGAGAATCGCAGAGTGGCCTCCCCTGACCTGCGTGGGCATTCAGGCCTCACAGCAGAAGTGGGCAGCCCAGAGCCAGGGGTCTGGCTTTGGAGGTCCATTTCCTAAGTGTCCTTAAGGGTTATAAAAGGCAGAGGGATGAGTGAAACAGACATCACACAGACATCTCAGTAGGGGTGGGAGGACCCTTCCTGAAGTCCCCCACGGGTGGAGGCAGGGATCCTTGCCAGAGTGATCCCAATGGCAGGGAATGATGAGCCCCTGGGCgtgtcctgcctcaaccccctCCCAGCAGCTAGGGGCTCACTCATGGCCCCTGCACCCCATACACCTGCCATGCTGTTTATACCTCCACACCTTTACCTGTGATGTTCCCTCTGTTTCTCCACCCCTTGGATCTGGGCTtgaccatgtgacttgctttgcaCAATGGCACATTGACAAACATTTTGTAAGCAGAAGCTTTAAAAACCTTTCTCTCCAGGTTaacaggggctggggctggggagttAGTGTTTCAAGGGtgtagagtttctgtttgggaagatgagaaagcATCCCagagatggatagtggtgatgcctgcacaacaatgtgagtgttcttaatgccactgaatcgCACACTTAGAAGTGGTTCAAATGGTAAATCGTATGTTATACGTATttagcaccattttttaaaagcatgtcttTCCAGCTGATGACAACTGAAAAGTCTAGACACAATACAAAAAGGAAGCATCTGAGGTCACTGAAAGACAAACAAAAGCAGGGAGGTTGCGGAGTGGAGTCAAAACTTAGagaatggccaggcacggtggctcacgcctataatcccagcactttgggaggccgaggcaggtggatcatctgagctcagcagttcgagaccacccagggcaacatgatgaaaccccgtctctgctaaaaatacaaaaaaaaaaaaaaaattaaccaggtgtggcaGCACAAGTGtctagtcccggctacttgggaggctgaggcaggagaattgctcaagccccagaggtgaaggttgcagtgagccgagatcgcaccgctgcactacagcttgggctacagagtgagactccgtctcaaaaaaaaaaaaaaaaaccttagaggTTGGGCTCCCCCGCAAACTGCATGTGCAGGAGACAAACCCAGACCAGCCTAACAAAAACTCTGAAAACTGACCCAAGTTTGGAAATGCCACTCATAGAAGGTGAAACAGAACTTCTGGCCTGAAACTACGCAGGCTGACTGCCTCCTGAAACCAAACAAACCCGCCTTCTCCAGGGAATTGTAACAGGACCAAGAATCTACACAACATACTATTCACAATGTCCAGGACACAATCCAAGACTGTTCGCCATACAGTGACCAATGCTCAAAGGAAAAGACACTCAGCAGATGCCAACCCTGAGATGACCTGATATTGGAATTTTCAGAAAAAGCAGCCATTATAACTATGCTCCATGAGGTCAAGGTAAACACACTTGGCCAGACATTGTGGCCTCCTCAcaggagggtgcagtgagctgtgattgaaccactgcactccagcctggactacagagtgagaccttgtcctcTCTAAAAGGGGGAAGTGGCATGTGACAAACTTTCCatgcctccatttccttatctgtaaagtgaagaTAAATCACAGTAATAATCATTTTTAGAGAGGCGAAcatggctggatgcggtggctcactccggtaattccagcagtttgggaggccgaggcgggtgggtcagttgaggtcaggagttccagaccagcctggccaacacagtgacacctcgtctctactaaaaatacaaaaattagccaggtgtggtggcgggtttCACTCGCATCCGTGTGacgagaccaccaaacaggctttgtgtgagcaataaagcttttgaatcacctgggtgcaggcaggctgagtccaaaaagagagtcagcgaagggagataggggtgggcagttttataggatttgcgtaggtaaaggaaaattacagtcaaagggggttgttctctggcgggcaggagtgggggtcacaaggtgctcagtgggggagcttttgagccaggatgagccaggaaaaggaatttcacaaggtaatgtcgtcagttaaggcaggaacaggccattttcacttcttttgtggtggaatgtcatcagttaaggcaagaaccggccatctggatgtgtacatgcaggtcacaggggatatgatggcttagctttggctcagaggcctgacattcctgtcttcttatattaattagaaaaataaaacaaaataatgttgaagtgttggggtggcgaaaattttttgggggtggtatggagagataatgggcgatgtttctcagggctgcttcaagcgagATTAGGGGCGGCATGgaaacctagagtgggagagattaagctgaaggaagattttgtggtaagagGTAATAtgtgtggggttgttagaaggagcatttgtcgtatagaatgattggtgatggcctggatgcggttttgtatgaattgaaaaactaaacgcaggtcgggcgtggtggctcacacctgtaatcccagcattttgggaggctgaagcaggcggatcatgaggtcaggagattgagaccatcctggctaacacggtgtaaccccgtctctactaaaaatacaaaaaattagcggagcatggtggcgggcgcctgtagtcccagctacttgggaggctgaggcagaagaatggcgtgaacccgggaggcagagcttgcagtgagccgagatcgcgccactgcactccaccctgggaaacacagtgagactctgtctcaaaaaaaaaaaaagaaaaaagaaaaaaagaaaaactaaacggaagacacaaggtccgaataagagaaggaaaaaaacaggtattaaatgactaagaattgggaggacccaggacatccaattagagtgcccaaggaggttcagcatagccctGCCAGAAAAGATTAGAGAgggagttgagcatagtttgttattttgagggcctctaaaagtattaaagcagcggcagctgcTTCACGCAGATATGAGGGATaagctaaaacagtaaggtcaagttgtttggacagaaaggctacagggcgcAGTCCCGACTCTTGtataagaattctgactgcactgaccatgcctaggaaggaaaggagttgttgttttatagaagggattggggtttgggagattagccgcacacgatcagcagggagagcacgtgtgttttcatgagaattatgccgagataggtaacagatgaggaagaaatttgggcttgactgaagtaatgagGGCTATCTGTGAAGCCCTGTGGCAGTACAGcgcaggtaatttgctgagcctgatgggtgtcagggtcagtccaagtgaaagcgaagagaggctgggatgaagggtgcaaaggaatagtaaagaaagcatgtttgagatccagaacagaataatgggttgtggagggaggtattgaggataggagagtatattgGTTTGGCATCACGGAGTGGATAGGTAAAACAATTTGGATGATAAGGCGCCGATCCTGAACTAGCCTGTGAGGCTTGcctggtttttggacaggtaaaatgggggaattgtaaggggaGTTTGTAGgctttagaagcccatgctgtagcaggcgagtgataacaggctttaatccttttaaagcgtgctgtgggatgggatattggcattgagcagggtaagggtgattaaGTTTTAAtaggatggtaaggggtgcatgatatacttgtggattaaggtgggAAGATACAAGAGGGAgacacaaaggaggctttgggttgggaagaagggtggcaatgagatgtggctgtagtccagaaatagtcagggaagcagataatttagttgaaatgcagataatttggttaaaatgtctcggcctaataagggaactgggcatgtggggataactaaaaaagagtgcataaaagaatgttgtccaagttggcagagttgggga
This portion of the Pan troglodytes isolate AG18354 chromosome 11, NHGRI_mPanTro3-v2.0_pri, whole genome shotgun sequence genome encodes:
- the PRRT1B gene encoding proline rich transmembrane protein 1B — its product is MRPSCRGLGAWFVGTAGPATSHLARRPLAHDRCHFFLGSDTKGGGSPATPEDPRSPAKPAAPEDPQMPAQPALPQLPRRPRTLDEDGAPSEDGVAGGSEPAPEDAPAQAAGEAGPVSKAAAGGAPHIGFVGEPPPYAPPDPKAAPLLYPPFPQVPVVLQPAPSALFPPPAQLYPAAPTPPALFSPPAGAAFPFPVYNGPMAGVPGPATVEHRPLPKDYMMESVLVTLFCCLLTGLIAIVYSHEARAALGRGDLAQAEEASRKARSLVLFSLLFGVFVSTSWVIYVVVALYLP